From Sporosarcina sp. 6E9, a single genomic window includes:
- a CDS encoding erythromycin esterase family protein, which yields MTISLLKAIQDYSIPFNQKDDLSTILESVGDAKIVLLGEASHGTSEFYSVRAELSKRLIEEKGFSIIAVEGDWPPSRQVNKYIKGYEDTKMTTIDALKSFNRWPTWMWANEEVVKLVDWLKKHNDKQDTNQKVGFYGIDLYSLFESIEEVVTYLVDADPTGADYTCAKNVADCFEGFNHSTEHYAMATAHFPESCTAQVESLLTSIRANEQLYPIEFEQRLNLKMNALVAHNAEKYYRTSFKSDSQSWNVRDEHMVEAINEIRKFHGDNAKVIVWEHNTHIGDARATTMKDHGMVNVGQLIREQNNKENVYAIGFGTYQGTVIAGEQWAAPFEIMNVPPAAKDSWEYALHKAGSFNKMLLFNKENRETFARWFGHRAIGVVYHPEYEAQGNYVPTIISERYDAFIFIDETKALTPLQLE from the coding sequence ATGACTATTTCACTACTGAAAGCCATCCAGGATTATTCAATTCCTTTCAATCAAAAAGATGATCTTTCGACTATTCTTGAGTCGGTTGGAGATGCGAAAATTGTATTATTAGGAGAAGCAAGCCACGGGACATCAGAGTTCTATTCGGTCCGTGCGGAGTTATCGAAGAGGCTTATCGAAGAAAAAGGTTTTTCTATTATAGCGGTCGAGGGCGATTGGCCGCCGTCCCGCCAAGTGAACAAGTATATTAAAGGCTATGAAGATACGAAAATGACAACAATAGATGCCTTGAAATCTTTCAATCGTTGGCCCACTTGGATGTGGGCAAATGAGGAAGTGGTTAAGTTGGTGGACTGGTTAAAAAAACATAATGATAAACAGGACACAAATCAAAAGGTCGGTTTCTACGGCATCGATTTGTACAGCCTATTTGAATCCATCGAAGAAGTCGTTACTTATTTAGTAGACGCAGATCCAACTGGTGCAGATTATACATGCGCGAAAAATGTCGCCGATTGTTTTGAAGGTTTCAATCATTCCACCGAACATTATGCCATGGCTACGGCACACTTCCCAGAAAGCTGCACAGCTCAAGTGGAATCACTATTGACTTCAATCCGAGCAAATGAACAACTTTATCCGATTGAATTCGAGCAACGTCTAAATTTGAAAATGAACGCTTTAGTTGCACATAATGCAGAGAAGTATTACCGAACTTCATTCAAGAGCGATTCACAGTCTTGGAATGTTCGTGATGAACATATGGTCGAGGCGATCAATGAAATCCGCAAGTTTCACGGGGATAATGCCAAAGTAATTGTCTGGGAACATAATACCCATATCGGAGATGCCAGAGCGACGACGATGAAAGACCATGGCATGGTCAATGTCGGGCAATTGATTCGCGAGCAAAATAACAAAGAGAATGTTTACGCAATCGGTTTTGGCACCTACCAGGGTACTGTAATTGCTGGTGAACAATGGGCCGCTCCTTTTGAAATCATGAATGTTCCCCCCGCAGCAAAAGATTCATGGGAATATGCGCTCCATAAAGCCGGCTCGTTCAATAAAATGTTGTTATTTAATAAAGAAAACCGAGAAACTTTTGCAAGGTGGTTTGGTCACCGAGCGATTGGTGTGGTTTATCATCCCGAATATGAAGCCCAAGGCAATTACGTGCCCACAATAATCAGTGAGCGGTATGATGCCTTTATTTTCATTGATGAAACAAAGGCATTGACACCGCTTCAGTTGGAATGA
- a CDS encoding NTP transferase domain-containing protein — protein MKVVGIYLAAGKSRRMGTPNKLALPVGKMSLGSLALDTALNSMLSKVFIIIREEDDASWIAPDMLTNPKAAIIKCSSAHLGQAESLRCGIEKAANEKADAAMVILADQPFITTLMLDELIDCMKTNPTCKYVATADVDLLMPPVLFSASMYPSLLDLEGDRGARAILRGIPRNKGRQIPCKDKRFVFDVDTAEDYKKVLS, from the coding sequence ATGAAAGTAGTAGGAATCTACTTGGCAGCGGGGAAAAGTCGGCGCATGGGTACGCCCAATAAATTAGCGCTTCCTGTCGGTAAGATGTCATTGGGCAGTTTGGCATTGGATACCGCATTGAATTCCATGCTATCTAAAGTATTCATCATTATTCGGGAAGAAGATGACGCAAGTTGGATTGCACCCGATATGTTAACGAACCCCAAAGCGGCAATCATAAAATGTTCATCTGCTCATTTGGGGCAGGCTGAGTCACTTCGATGCGGTATTGAAAAAGCCGCAAATGAAAAGGCGGATGCTGCAATGGTCATCCTTGCAGATCAGCCTTTTATCACGACTTTAATGTTGGATGAACTAATCGATTGCATGAAAACGAATCCGACTTGCAAGTATGTCGCGACGGCCGATGTAGATTTATTAATGCCGCCTGTCCTATTTTCTGCGTCGATGTATCCTTCCTTGCTGGATTTAGAAGGTGACAGAGGCGCACGGGCGATTTTACGTGGAATCCCTCGAAATAAGGGAAGGCAAATTCCATGTAAAGATAAAAGATTTGTTTTTGACGTTGACACGGCAGAAGATTATAAGAAAGTATTATCCTAG
- a CDS encoding DnaJ family domain-containing protein, with protein MDKDKLNPPQYNDLIGDILKKHTADGGMDNLRGTGKPLSKEYFSGDTFQHFQRIAQDAGYKPYWLNLRHEIRDDLLSVMDVLSLRPDNEINKLIMNINTKINNYNKACPPPLQKGQVSAQTITAALKHW; from the coding sequence ATGGACAAAGATAAACTTAATCCTCCTCAGTACAATGATTTAATCGGGGACATCTTAAAAAAACACACCGCTGACGGAGGCATGGATAATCTAAGAGGCACTGGAAAACCACTTTCAAAAGAATATTTTTCTGGGGATACATTTCAACATTTTCAGCGGATTGCACAAGATGCTGGTTATAAACCTTATTGGCTAAATCTACGTCATGAAATACGGGATGATCTCCTTTCTGTTATGGATGTTCTTTCTTTGCGCCCCGATAACGAGATAAACAAACTTATTATGAATATCAACACAAAAATTAACAATTACAATAAAGCTTGTCCGCCGCCCCTACAAAAAGGTCAAGTATCAGCACAGACTATAACCGCTGCATTAAAGCATTGGTGA
- a CDS encoding DUF4870 domain-containing protein — MEHTGMKVLIHASAFFAPFLVPILMFLISEDHEIKKLSIQAVLFQLVIGLLITISAFMSIFLIGIPFVIGFGVMWIVVPIIGIAKALQNEGYDYPIVGRWVQ, encoded by the coding sequence ATGGAGCATACAGGAATGAAAGTGTTGATCCATGCAAGTGCTTTTTTCGCACCCTTTTTAGTGCCCATTTTAATGTTCTTAATCAGTGAAGATCATGAAATTAAGAAATTATCCATTCAGGCAGTCCTATTTCAACTTGTCATTGGCTTATTAATTACAATATCTGCATTTATGTCTATATTTCTAATTGGTATTCCATTTGTAATCGGATTTGGTGTCATGTGGATTGTCGTTCCAATTATCGGTATCGCCAAAGCGCTTCAAAACGAAGGGTATGATTATCCGATTGTCGGAAGATGGGTTCAATAA